The nucleotide window CCGCCATGCCGTTGACGCTTCCATTCCCTATTCCCCATTCCCGATTCCCGGCCCACTGATGCCCACACCGCTGCGCCGTCGCCTGCGTCTGGCCCGTCGGGGTGCCGTCTACGGCGCCGCGGTCGTGCTGGTGTGCATGGCCGTGGTGCTCGGCATCGCCAGCCAGGTATTGCCGCTGGCCGAGCGCCATCCGGACCGCATCGCGGCCTGGCTCAGCGAGCGCGCAGGCCGTCCGGTGGCCTTCGACGCGGTGAAGACCCGATGGACGCGCCGTGGGCCGCTGCTGCAGCTGGATGGGCTGCGGCTGGGAGCGGGCGACAGCGGTGTGCGCATCGGCCAGGCCGAGGTGCTGGTGTCGATGTATGGCGGCCTGTTGCCGGGGCGTTCGTTCACCGAGCTGCGCCTGCGCGGGCTGGCCTTGACGCTGCAGCGTGCCGACGATGGCGCGTGGTCCGTGCGAGGCCTGCCCGGCCAGCAACAGGCGGACGGCGATCCGCTGTCCAGTCTGGAAGGCCTGGGCGAGTTGCAGGTGATCGACGGGCGCCTGGCCATCATCGCGCCGTCGCTGGGCTGGGATATCCGGGTGCCCGACATCGACCTGCGCCTGCGCGTGCAGGGCGACCGCGTGCGCGCGGGCACGCGCGCCTGGATCCGCAAGGACGCGGCGCCGCTCAACGTCGCCGTCGATTTCGACCGCAAGGCGGGCAACGGCCGCGCCTACCTGGATGTCGTCGCTGAGGACATCGGCGCCTGGGCACCGCTGCTGCGCTATGCCGGTGTCGTGGCCGAACGCGGCAATGGCCGGGTGCGCGCATGGACGGAGCTGCGTCGGCATCGCGTGGTGCTGGTGACCGCGGACGCGCAACTGCGCCAGGTCGGCCTGCGCGGCGTTCCGCTGCCGGCCTCCACCGCGCCGACCCGCCTGGCGTTCGACCAACTGGAAGGCCGCATGCGCTGGCGGCTGGTGAACGGCGGCTGGCGCCTGGATGCGCCGCGCCTGCGAGTCGGCAGCGCACCGGCGGTGCAGACGCTGGACGGCCTGGTGCTGGCCGGCGGCGCGCGCTATGCGTTGCTGGCGGACGAAGTGGACGCCGCCCCGCTGTTCGCGGTGCTGGGATTGAGCGACCGGGTCGAACCCGGCCTGCGTCGCTGGCTGGTGCAGGCCAGGCCGGGCGCGCGGCTGGCGCGGCTTGCGCTGGCGGGCCGTCGTGATGGCGCGATGCAGGGCGAAGGCACGCTGCGCGACATCTCGTTCGCCCCGGTCGGCGATGCGCCCGGACTCAGCGGGCTGGCGGGCGACTTCGACGGCGATGCGGCCGGATTCCGCCTGAAGCTCGATCCGGCGTCGCGCATGCGGTTCGACTGGCCACGCGGGTTCGCGGTGGTCCACGACGTCAGGCTGCAGGGCGAGGTGCTGGGCTGGCGCGAGGGCCAGGGCTGGCGCGTGGGCACGCCGGCGCTGCGCGTGCAGGGCAAGGACTACGCCGCCGACGTGCGCGGCGGCCTGTGGTTCCAGGGGGATGGCACGCGCCCGTGGATCGATTTGGCCGCCGATCTCGACGACGCGCCGGTGCCGGCGGCCAAGGGCTTCTGGATCCACCACAAGATGTCCAAGGTCGCCGTGGACTGGTTGAATGGCGCGCTGGTCGGCGGCATGGTGCGCGAGGGACGCGCCATCGTCACCGGCGATCTCGACGACTGGCCGTTCACCCGCCAGAACGGCCGCTTCGAAGCCGTGGCGCGCATCGAGGGCGGGCAGTTCAAGTTCCAGCACGAGTGGCCGCAGGTGGAGCAGGTGCACGGCGATATCGCCTTCATCGGCAACGGCTTCCTGCTGAAGGCGCGCGGCATGCTCGCCGACGTCGCGGTTCCGGCGTTCGAAGCCGGCATCGCCGACTTCCGCCAGGGCGACCTGAAGATCACCGCGCGCACCGACACCGATGCGGGCAAGCTGCTGGCGATGTTGCGGCAGAGCCCGTTGCGCAAGAGCTACGCCGATACGCTGGACCACCTGCAGGCGAAGGGACCGGTGGCGGCGACCTTCGACCTGCTGCAGCCGCTGCACGCCGACGAACAGGCACGCCGCAAGCTGGCCGGTACGGTGGATCTGAAGGGTGCGCGGCTGGCGGAGAAACGCTGGGACCTGGTGTTCGAGAACGTTCGCGGCAAGGCCAAGTACGACGATGGCGGCTTCGCGTCGGGGCCGCTGCAGGTCGTGCACGAGGGTCAGGCGGGCGTGCTCGGGCTGCGCGCCGGCAGTGGCACGCGCGACCGCCGCCAGGCGTTCGAGGCGGACCTGTCCACCGTGGTGGATGCCGATCGCCTGCTGGACCGCGCGCCCGAGATGGCATGGCTGAAGCCTTACATGGACGGCCGTTCGTCGTGGACGGTGGGCGTGGAGATTCCGCGCAGCGCCGCCGGCAGGCCGCAGGCGCCGACCCAGCTCAACCTCACCTCCGACCTGGTGGGCACCGCGATGAGCCTGCCGGCGCCGCTGCGCAAGGCGCCCGGCTCGCCGCTGAAAACCATCGTTCGCGCGCCGCTGCCGATGGGCAGCGGGCAGATCGACGTGGCGTTCGGAGACCTGCTGGCATTGCGCGCACGCGCCAGCAACGGCCAGACCGGCGTGCGTGTCGTATTGGGCAGCCATGAAGTGAAGGACGCCGCGCCGGCGTCCGGACTGGTCGCGACCGGCCGCGCCGGCACGCTGGATGCGATGGAATGGGTGGCGCTGGCCAAGGGCGGCGGCGAAGGCGGATCGCTGCCGTTGCGCCATATCGACGTCACCGCCGAGCGCCTGTTGATGATCGGCTCGGTGTTCCCCGATACGCGCCTGCAGCTGGCACCCGCGCAGCAGGCGCTGGCGGTGTCGCTGGATGGCGATGCGCTGTCCGGCGCGCTGCTGGTCCCCGACGCGAAGGGCGCGGCCATCGCCGGCAAGCTGGCGCGCATGCATTGGCGCAAGGCACCCGCGCCCGACGGCGCTGCCGCCGTCGCGCCCGCAGGGGATACCGGCGACGAGTTCAACCCGGCGGACATCCCGCCGCTGTCGCTGGACATCGAAGACCTGCGTTTCGGCGACGCGCGCCTGGGTGCGGCCAAACTGCGCACGCGCCAGCAGGCCGACGGCATGCACGTCGACCAGTTGCAGCTGCGTTCGCCAGGCCAGCATATCGACGTGAGCGGGCAGTGGACCGGCGTGGGTGCGGCGGCCCGCACCCGTTTCGCCGCCGAGGTGAAGAGCGAGAACTTCGGCGTGCTGATGGACGACCTTGGCCTGGGCGACCGCATCGGTGGCGGCCACGGGCAGATCACCGCCGAAGCGGGTTGGCCCGGCAGTCCGGCGGCGTTCCGCCTGGCGTCGCTGGAAGGCAGCGTGAAGCTGGCCGCGCGCGATGGCCACCTGCTGGAAGTCGAGCCCGGCGCGGGCCGCGTGCTGGGCCTGCTGAGCGTGGCGGAAGTGCGGCGCCGGCTGATGCTCGACTTCAGCGACTTCTTCTCGAAGGGGTTCGCGTTCAACCGCATCGATGGCGACGTGCGCATCGCCGGCGGGCTGGCCCGCAGCGACAACCTGGTGATCGACGGACCCGCGGCGGAGATCCGGATCCGCGGCGATACCGACCTGCGCAGCGAGCGCTTCGACCAGACCGTCGACGTGAAGCCCAAGTCCGCCAACGTGCTGACCGCGGTCGGCGCCGTCGCCGGCGGCCCCATCGGCGCGGCGGTCGGCGCCGTGGCCAATGCGGTGCTGAAGAAGCCGCTGGCCGAAATGGGCGCCAAGACCTACCGGGTCACCGGCCCGTGGAAATCGCCCAAGGTCGAGGTGGTGGGACGCGAACAGTCGCGGGTCCGCCCGTACGACCGCGCCGACAGCGCCGGCGCCCCCTGACATCCCGCGCGCCGGCGACCGCGCTTGTCGCGGCCGCCTGCCGCCCCCATGGTGAAGACATGACCCTGCCCATCCCGCTTGCCGAAACCCGTCTCCTCCTGCCTGCCGGCCTGGATCCGTCCGGCCTCGATCGGGCCTTCGGCACCCTGCTGGGGCCGGGCATCGACTTCGGCGATCTGTACTTCCAGCATGCGCGCCGCGAGAGCTGGACCGTCGAGGACGGCATCGTCAAGGACGGTGCGCATTCCATCGAGCAGGGCGTGGGCGTGCGCGCCATCTCCGGAGAGAAGACCGGCTTCGCCTACTCCGACGACATCAACGCGCAGGCCCTGCTGGACGCGGCCCGCTCCGCACGCGCCATCGCCCGCGACGGGGCCACGCATGCGCCGCGCGCGCTGGTGCGCAGCGGCGGCCGCGCGCTGTACGCAGGCGAGGACCCCATCGATGCGATGGGCAACGAGGCGAAGGTCGAGGCGCTGCGCGCGGTGGACCGGTTCCTGCGCGCGGCCGATCCGCGCGTGCAGCAGGTGACCGTCAGCCTGTCCGGCGGCATCGACACCGTGCTGGTGGCGCGCAGCGACGGCGTGCTGGCGTCCGACGTGCGCCCGCTGGTGCGCCTGAACGTGCAGGTCATCGTGGAACAGAACGGTCGCCGCGAGTCGGGTTACGCCGGCATGGGCGGCCGCTACGGCTATGCGGAGCTGTTCGCCGACGGCAAGCCGGAAGACCTCGCGCGCGAGGCGCTGCGCCAGGCGCTGGTGAACCTGGAGGCGATCGATGCCCCGGCCGGCGTGATGCCGGTGGTGCTGGGCAGCGGCTGGCCCGGCGTGCTGCTGCACGAAGCCGTCGGCCACGGCCTGGAGGGCGATTTCAACCGCAAGGGCACCAGCGTGT belongs to Pseudoxanthomonas sp. F37 and includes:
- a CDS encoding YhdP family protein, which translates into the protein MPTPLRRRLRLARRGAVYGAAVVLVCMAVVLGIASQVLPLAERHPDRIAAWLSERAGRPVAFDAVKTRWTRRGPLLQLDGLRLGAGDSGVRIGQAEVLVSMYGGLLPGRSFTELRLRGLALTLQRADDGAWSVRGLPGQQQADGDPLSSLEGLGELQVIDGRLAIIAPSLGWDIRVPDIDLRLRVQGDRVRAGTRAWIRKDAAPLNVAVDFDRKAGNGRAYLDVVAEDIGAWAPLLRYAGVVAERGNGRVRAWTELRRHRVVLVTADAQLRQVGLRGVPLPASTAPTRLAFDQLEGRMRWRLVNGGWRLDAPRLRVGSAPAVQTLDGLVLAGGARYALLADEVDAAPLFAVLGLSDRVEPGLRRWLVQARPGARLARLALAGRRDGAMQGEGTLRDISFAPVGDAPGLSGLAGDFDGDAAGFRLKLDPASRMRFDWPRGFAVVHDVRLQGEVLGWREGQGWRVGTPALRVQGKDYAADVRGGLWFQGDGTRPWIDLAADLDDAPVPAAKGFWIHHKMSKVAVDWLNGALVGGMVREGRAIVTGDLDDWPFTRQNGRFEAVARIEGGQFKFQHEWPQVEQVHGDIAFIGNGFLLKARGMLADVAVPAFEAGIADFRQGDLKITARTDTDAGKLLAMLRQSPLRKSYADTLDHLQAKGPVAATFDLLQPLHADEQARRKLAGTVDLKGARLAEKRWDLVFENVRGKAKYDDGGFASGPLQVVHEGQAGVLGLRAGSGTRDRRQAFEADLSTVVDADRLLDRAPEMAWLKPYMDGRSSWTVGVEIPRSAAGRPQAPTQLNLTSDLVGTAMSLPAPLRKAPGSPLKTIVRAPLPMGSGQIDVAFGDLLALRARASNGQTGVRVVLGSHEVKDAAPASGLVATGRAGTLDAMEWVALAKGGGEGGSLPLRHIDVTAERLLMIGSVFPDTRLQLAPAQQALAVSLDGDALSGALLVPDAKGAAIAGKLARMHWRKAPAPDGAAAVAPAGDTGDEFNPADIPPLSLDIEDLRFGDARLGAAKLRTRQQADGMHVDQLQLRSPGQHIDVSGQWTGVGAAARTRFAAEVKSENFGVLMDDLGLGDRIGGGHGQITAEAGWPGSPAAFRLASLEGSVKLAARDGHLLEVEPGAGRVLGLLSVAEVRRRLMLDFSDFFSKGFAFNRIDGDVRIAGGLARSDNLVIDGPAAEIRIRGDTDLRSERFDQTVDVKPKSANVLTAVGAVAGGPIGAAVGAVANAVLKKPLAEMGAKTYRVTGPWKSPKVEVVGREQSRVRPYDRADSAGAP
- the tldD gene encoding metalloprotease TldD, producing the protein MTLPIPLAETRLLLPAGLDPSGLDRAFGTLLGPGIDFGDLYFQHARRESWTVEDGIVKDGAHSIEQGVGVRAISGEKTGFAYSDDINAQALLDAARSARAIARDGATHAPRALVRSGGRALYAGEDPIDAMGNEAKVEALRAVDRFLRAADPRVQQVTVSLSGGIDTVLVARSDGVLASDVRPLVRLNVQVIVEQNGRRESGYAGMGGRYGYAELFADGKPEDLAREALRQALVNLEAIDAPAGVMPVVLGSGWPGVLLHEAVGHGLEGDFNRKGTSVYAGRIGQQVAAKGVTIVDDGTLPGRRGSLSIDDEGTPTNCTPLIEDGVLVGYMQDTHNARLMGVAPTGNGRRESFAHLPMPRMTNTYMRAGQDDPEDMIRSVKKGLYAVNFGGGQVDITSGKYVFSATEAYLIEDGRITAPVKGATLIGNGPETMQKVKMVGHDLALDQGVGICGKDGQSVPVGVGQPSLLIEGLTVGGTKA